The following coding sequences are from one Streptomyces sp. NBC_01294 window:
- a CDS encoding alpha/beta hydrolase: MDTSRLLRTTGTVIAAAGLLLSGCTSGGSGGPRASAASGGESGEPSAQPSPDAAALRPYYAQKLDWRECGVPGFQCATMKAPLDYANPGSGQDVDIAVARRAATGPGKRLGSLVVNPGGPGGSGIGYLQAYAGIGYPAPVRARYDMVSFDPRGVQRSSPVECLTGPAMDKYTQVDQTPDDPAERALLVTAFKEFAAGCKQRSERVLPHVSTVDAARDMDLLRAVLGDEKLTYVGASYGTLLGATYADLFPDRVGRLVLDGAMDPSRPALDLNRDQTAGFETAFTAFAEDCAKQADCPLGQGDPDAVAARLKEFFRKVDAQPVSTGEAGRPLGESLATTGVIAALYDESAWPRLREALTEALNGDGAGLLSLADGYYERDADGKYANLMFANAAVNCIDQPPAFTGPEAVDAALPSFQKASPVFGAGLAWASLNCGYWPVKATGKAKTLTAKGAPPIVVVGTTRDPATPYKWAQALAGQLESGTLLTYDGDGHTAYGRGSACIDSAINRYLLEGKAPEDGKKC, from the coding sequence ATGGACACCAGTCGCCTGCTGCGTACCACCGGGACCGTCATCGCAGCCGCCGGGCTGCTGCTCTCCGGGTGCACCTCCGGCGGGTCGGGGGGACCCCGGGCCTCCGCGGCCTCCGGAGGGGAGTCCGGTGAGCCCTCGGCGCAGCCGTCCCCCGATGCGGCCGCGCTGCGCCCGTACTACGCGCAGAAGCTGGACTGGCGCGAGTGCGGTGTCCCCGGATTCCAGTGCGCCACCATGAAGGCCCCGCTCGACTACGCGAACCCCGGCTCCGGCCAGGACGTCGACATCGCGGTGGCGCGCCGGGCCGCCACCGGCCCCGGCAAGCGCCTCGGCTCGCTCGTGGTCAACCCGGGCGGCCCGGGCGGCTCCGGCATCGGCTACCTCCAGGCGTACGCGGGCATCGGCTATCCCGCGCCGGTCCGCGCCCGGTACGACATGGTCTCCTTCGACCCGCGCGGGGTGCAACGCAGCAGCCCCGTCGAGTGCCTGACCGGCCCGGCGATGGACAAATACACGCAGGTGGACCAGACACCCGACGACCCGGCCGAGCGGGCCCTGCTGGTGACGGCCTTCAAGGAGTTCGCCGCCGGCTGCAAGCAGCGCTCGGAGCGGGTCCTGCCGCACGTCTCCACCGTCGACGCCGCCCGGGACATGGACCTGCTGCGCGCGGTGCTCGGCGACGAGAAGCTCACGTACGTCGGGGCCTCGTACGGCACTCTCCTGGGCGCGACGTACGCGGACCTCTTCCCCGACCGGGTCGGCCGGCTGGTCCTGGACGGCGCGATGGACCCCTCCCGGCCCGCGCTCGATCTGAACCGGGACCAGACGGCGGGCTTCGAGACGGCGTTCACCGCCTTCGCCGAGGACTGCGCGAAGCAGGCCGACTGCCCGCTCGGCCAGGGCGACCCGGACGCGGTGGCGGCGCGGCTGAAGGAGTTCTTCCGCAAGGTCGACGCCCAGCCCGTGTCCACCGGGGAGGCGGGCCGTCCGCTGGGCGAATCCCTCGCGACGACCGGTGTGATCGCGGCGCTGTACGACGAGAGCGCCTGGCCGCGGCTGCGCGAGGCGCTCACCGAGGCGCTGAACGGCGACGGGGCGGGCCTGTTGAGCCTGGCCGACGGCTACTACGAGCGCGACGCGGACGGCAAGTACGCCAACCTGATGTTCGCGAACGCCGCCGTCAACTGCATCGACCAGCCCCCGGCCTTCACCGGTCCCGAGGCGGTCGACGCCGCCCTGCCCTCCTTCCAGAAGGCCTCCCCGGTCTTCGGCGCCGGCCTCGCCTGGGCCTCGCTGAACTGCGGGTACTGGCCGGTGAAGGCCACGGGCAAGGCGAAGACGCTCACCGCGAAGGGCGCCCCGCCGATCGTCGTCGTGGGCACCACCCGCGACCCGGCGACCCCGTACAAGTGGGCGCAGGCACTGGCCGGCCAGCTCGAATCGGGCACGCTCCTCACCTACGACGGCGACGGCCACACGGCGTACGGGCGCGGCAGCGCCTGCATCGACTCCGCCATCAACCGCTACCTGCTGGAGGGCAAGGCGCCGGAAGACGGCAAGAAGTGCTGA
- a CDS encoding DNA polymerase III subunit delta', which translates to MPVWDDLVGQERVQTQLAAAARDADALVTAVTDRTAPPAASKMTHAWLFTGPPGSGRATAARAFAAALQCTSPDRALGGEPGCGFCDGCHTSIIGTHSDVQIVRTDLLSIGVKETRDLVRRAQLSPAVGRWQVIVLEDADRLTEGAGNVLLKAVEEPAPRTVWLLCAPSLEDVLPTIRSRCRHLTLRTPPVEAVADLLVRRDGIEPAVAAVAARATQGHIDRARRLATDETARARRAAVLKLPLRIDDVGGCLKAAQELVDAAGEDAKQVAEEVDTKETEELRAALGAGAGAGSRMPRGTAGVMKELEDRQKRRRTRTQRDTLDLALTDLTGFYRDVLALQLGSSVAISNEEVRQDLDRIARASGPERTLRRIEAIIACRDALDRNVAPLLAVEAMTMSLRAG; encoded by the coding sequence ATGCCCGTATGGGACGACCTGGTGGGACAGGAGCGGGTCCAGACGCAGCTGGCCGCCGCCGCCCGCGACGCCGATGCGCTGGTCACGGCCGTCACGGACAGGACCGCGCCGCCGGCGGCGTCCAAGATGACCCACGCCTGGCTGTTCACCGGCCCGCCCGGCTCCGGACGGGCCACCGCCGCCCGGGCCTTCGCCGCCGCCCTGCAGTGCACCAGCCCCGACCGCGCCCTCGGCGGTGAGCCGGGCTGCGGGTTCTGCGACGGCTGCCACACCAGCATCATCGGAACCCACTCCGACGTGCAGATCGTCCGCACCGACCTGCTGTCGATCGGTGTGAAGGAGACCCGCGACCTGGTCCGCCGGGCCCAGCTCTCCCCTGCCGTCGGCCGCTGGCAGGTCATCGTCCTGGAGGACGCCGACCGGCTCACCGAAGGAGCCGGCAACGTGCTCCTCAAGGCGGTGGAGGAGCCCGCTCCGCGGACGGTGTGGCTGCTGTGCGCACCCTCGCTGGAGGACGTGCTGCCCACGATCCGCTCCCGCTGCCGCCACCTGACCCTGCGCACCCCGCCCGTCGAGGCCGTCGCCGACCTGCTGGTCCGGCGCGACGGCATCGAGCCCGCCGTCGCCGCCGTCGCCGCCCGCGCGACCCAGGGACACATCGACCGGGCCCGCCGGCTCGCGACCGACGAGACCGCCCGGGCCCGCCGGGCCGCCGTGCTGAAGCTCCCGCTGCGCATCGACGACGTGGGCGGCTGCCTCAAGGCCGCCCAGGAGCTGGTCGACGCCGCCGGGGAGGACGCCAAGCAGGTCGCGGAGGAGGTCGACACCAAGGAGACCGAGGAGCTGCGGGCCGCCCTCGGTGCCGGAGCGGGCGCCGGCAGCCGGATGCCGCGCGGCACGGCGGGCGTGATGAAGGAGCTGGAGGACCGGCAGAAGCGCCGCCGCACCCGTACCCAGCGCGACACCCTCGACCTGGCGCTGACCGACCTCACCGGCTTCTACCGGGACGTCCTGGCCCTGCAGCTCGGCTCGTCCGTGGCCATCTCCAACGAGGAGGTACGGCAGGACCTCGACCGGATCGCCCGGGCCTCGGGACCCGAGCGGACCCTGCGCCGGATCGAGGCGATCATCGCCTGCCGTGACGCCCTCGACCGCAATGTGGCCCCGCTCCTCGCGGTCGAGGCGATGACGATGTCGCTGCGCGCGGGCTGA
- the tmk gene encoding dTMP kinase, giving the protein MTRAEQPTVVTAPANPTYDEALAADSRERAVRALLRTPRLRRLWSAQLVSGIGDALALLVLVLLALQAAVAEGPFGSGYAGAALAVAAVFGVRILATLLFGAVLLGPLSGLLGSGGKLDRRWTMIGADGVRLALFVVAPLWLDWIPAHALTALLATVFVSGAAERLWTLAKESAAPALLPAPPPEGATVRPLPDHLDALRRLTLRTAFAALPIAAAALLAATLVGKALGLGVDWFAANQAALGSYVASGLFAASVSLLLPLVLPTGATPRPRSPLEGLRAPKTGDRPDKGRTGVIPLLVLACAAVAGAVSCAVAVAVLHAFDLGGGPAAFALLVLALVGGTAAGIRASQAGKVLPALSRRRLLALAIAVTGLALLLSGLVPDTATVLFLSLLAGTAAGVAAHTGHTLLDQETEEFRRARVTEHLQAVVRVAVALAAVVAPVLAALIGPHRLTGGEVVFSHGGAAFTLMLVGALLLPVAVVVLSKADDRSGVPLRRDLREALRGGEPVQSASATGFFIALEGGDGAGKSTQVEALADWIRGKGHEVVVTREPGATPVGKRLRSILLDISSAGLSNRAEALLYAADRAEHVDTVVRPALERGAVVISDRYIDSSVAYQGAGRDLSPTEIARISRWATDGLVPNLTVLLDVSPEAARERFTEAPDRLESEPAEFHQRVRSGFLTLAASDPGRYLVVDASQDPDSVTTVVRHRLDRMLPLSEAEVAAQVEARRLAEEEARRKAEEEAARKAEEARLRAEEEARKAREAEEARIKAEAEAARKAQEERLRAEEEARARAEAERLRVEAEERARAAEAERLRRQAEEEARLRAEAEERRLEKQRRAEEALLKAEEARRLVEAASAEAAAKAAAAAAAAEAAAAAATPAAAPTPTPAPTPTPAPTPTSTPAPKVGMTKGPHPDDAVTIETPVVKRVVQPDDVTQTVPVPKTDPASAAETAVLPPVRPADETAVLPPVRPADETAVLPPVRPAGPQASGQAGLRGSGGASGSGSGSGAGRARSASRPTAQRPEENPADRVPSGIFRDSGNDRTRELPVLGEDGRPRRARSDWAEETPLDDLPTLADELLGRHRDDEDGDEGERGSRRSR; this is encoded by the coding sequence ATGACGCGAGCCGAGCAGCCAACGGTCGTGACCGCCCCGGCAAACCCCACCTACGACGAAGCCCTAGCCGCGGATTCCCGCGAGCGTGCGGTGCGCGCACTGCTGCGCACCCCCAGGCTGCGCCGGCTGTGGAGCGCCCAGTTGGTGAGCGGCATCGGCGATGCCCTCGCGCTGCTGGTGCTGGTGCTGCTGGCCCTCCAAGCCGCTGTGGCGGAAGGGCCCTTCGGCAGCGGGTACGCCGGCGCGGCCCTCGCCGTCGCCGCCGTCTTCGGGGTCCGGATCCTCGCCACCCTGCTCTTCGGCGCGGTCCTCCTCGGCCCGCTGTCCGGTCTCCTCGGCTCGGGCGGCAAGCTGGACCGCCGCTGGACGATGATCGGCGCCGACGGGGTCCGCCTCGCGCTGTTCGTCGTCGCCCCGCTGTGGCTCGACTGGATCCCGGCCCACGCGCTCACCGCGCTGCTGGCCACCGTCTTCGTCTCCGGCGCCGCCGAGCGGCTGTGGACGCTGGCCAAGGAGAGCGCGGCGCCCGCGCTGCTGCCCGCGCCGCCGCCGGAGGGGGCGACCGTACGGCCGCTCCCGGACCACCTGGACGCGCTGCGCCGGCTGACCCTGCGCACGGCCTTCGCGGCGCTGCCCATCGCCGCGGCCGCGCTGCTCGCCGCGACCCTGGTCGGCAAGGCGCTCGGCCTCGGCGTGGACTGGTTCGCCGCGAACCAGGCCGCGCTCGGCTCGTACGTGGCCTCCGGCCTCTTCGCCGCGTCGGTCTCGCTGCTGCTCCCGCTGGTGCTGCCCACCGGGGCGACCCCGCGCCCCCGTTCCCCGCTGGAGGGCCTGCGCGCCCCCAAGACGGGCGACCGGCCGGACAAGGGCCGTACGGGTGTCATCCCCCTCCTGGTCCTGGCCTGCGCCGCCGTCGCCGGGGCGGTGTCCTGCGCGGTCGCCGTGGCCGTCCTGCACGCCTTCGACTTGGGCGGCGGCCCGGCCGCCTTCGCACTGCTCGTCCTCGCGCTGGTCGGCGGCACCGCCGCCGGCATCCGCGCCTCCCAGGCCGGCAAGGTGCTGCCCGCCCTGTCCCGGCGCCGGCTGCTCGCCCTCGCCATAGCGGTGACCGGACTCGCGCTGCTGCTGAGCGGGCTCGTCCCGGACACGGCCACCGTGCTGTTCCTCTCGCTGCTCGCCGGCACCGCCGCGGGCGTCGCGGCCCACACCGGCCACACCCTGCTGGACCAGGAGACCGAGGAATTCCGCCGGGCCCGGGTCACCGAGCACCTCCAAGCCGTCGTACGGGTGGCCGTGGCGCTGGCCGCCGTCGTCGCCCCGGTCCTGGCCGCGCTGATCGGCCCGCACCGGCTCACCGGCGGCGAGGTCGTCTTCTCGCACGGCGGCGCCGCCTTCACCCTGATGCTCGTCGGCGCCCTGCTGCTGCCGGTGGCCGTCGTGGTGCTCAGCAAGGCCGACGACCGCAGCGGCGTACCGCTGCGGCGTGACCTGCGCGAGGCGCTGCGCGGCGGGGAACCCGTCCAGTCGGCGTCCGCCACCGGCTTCTTCATCGCCCTGGAGGGCGGCGACGGAGCCGGCAAGTCCACCCAGGTGGAGGCGCTGGCCGACTGGATACGGGGCAAGGGCCACGAGGTCGTCGTGACGCGCGAGCCGGGGGCCACCCCCGTCGGCAAGCGGCTCCGCTCGATCCTGCTCGACATCTCCTCGGCCGGGCTCTCGAACCGCGCCGAGGCACTGCTGTACGCCGCCGACCGCGCGGAACACGTGGACACGGTGGTGCGCCCCGCCCTCGAGCGCGGCGCGGTCGTCATCTCGGACCGCTACATCGACTCCTCCGTGGCCTACCAGGGCGCCGGCCGCGACCTGTCCCCGACCGAGATCGCCCGGATCTCGCGCTGGGCCACCGACGGGCTCGTCCCGAACCTGACCGTGCTGCTCGACGTGTCGCCGGAGGCGGCGCGGGAGCGGTTCACGGAGGCGCCGGACCGGCTGGAGTCGGAGCCGGCGGAGTTCCACCAGCGGGTGCGGTCCGGGTTCCTGACCCTTGCCGCGTCCGACCCCGGCCGCTACCTGGTGGTCGACGCGAGCCAGGACCCGGACTCGGTGACCACCGTCGTACGGCACCGCCTGGACCGGATGCTCCCGCTCTCCGAGGCCGAGGTGGCCGCCCAGGTGGAGGCCCGGCGCCTCGCCGAGGAGGAGGCCCGGCGCAAGGCCGAGGAAGAGGCGGCGCGCAAGGCGGAGGAAGCGCGGCTCCGGGCCGAGGAGGAGGCCCGCAAGGCCCGCGAGGCCGAGGAAGCGAGGATCAAGGCCGAGGCGGAGGCCGCCCGCAAGGCACAGGAGGAGCGGCTGCGCGCCGAGGAGGAGGCCCGGGCCCGGGCCGAGGCCGAGCGGCTGCGCGTGGAGGCCGAGGAGAGGGCGCGCGCGGCCGAGGCGGAGCGGCTGCGCCGGCAGGCGGAGGAGGAGGCCCGGCTGCGGGCCGAGGCCGAGGAGCGGCGCCTGGAGAAGCAGCGGCGCGCCGAGGAGGCCCTGCTGAAGGCCGAGGAGGCCCGCCGGCTGGTGGAGGCCGCGTCGGCCGAGGCGGCGGCGAAGGCCGCGGCTGCTGCTGCCGCGGCGGAGGCTGCTGCGGCTGCGGCGACTCCCGCGGCTGCGCCCACACCCACACCTGCGCCCACACCCACACCTGCGCCCACGCCCACGTCCACGCCCGCTCCCAAGGTCGGCATGACCAAGGGCCCGCACCCCGACGACGCGGTGACGATCGAGACCCCGGTGGTCAAGCGGGTCGTCCAGCCGGACGACGTCACGCAGACCGTTCCGGTGCCGAAGACCGACCCGGCGTCCGCCGCGGAGACCGCGGTGCTGCCGCCGGTCCGCCCGGCCGACGAGACGGCGGTCCTGCCGCCCGTGCGCCCGGCCGACGAGACGGCGGTGCTGCCGCCCGTGCGCCCGGCCGGCCCGCAGGCGAGCGGTCAGGCGGGCCTGCGGGGCAGCGGTGGCGCGAGTGGCAGCGGGAGCGGCAGTGGTGCCGGTCGGGCCCGGTCCGCCTCGCGGCCTACGGCCCAGCGTCCCGAGGAGAACCCGGCCGACCGGGTGCCCTCGGGCATCTTCCGGGACTCCGGCAACGACCGGACGCGGGAGCTCCCCGTCCTCGGCGAGGACGGCCGGCCGCGTCGCGCCCGCTCGGACTGGGCCGAGGAGACCCCGCTGGACGATCTGCCGACGCTGGCGGACGAACTGCTGGGCCGCCACCGGGACGACGAGGACGGCGACGAGGGCGAACGCGGGTCTCGCCGCAGCCGCTGA